Proteins from a genomic interval of Volucribacter amazonae:
- a CDS encoding DUF1456 family protein gives MNINLFDMTNNEIFNHLLFLTGLNNDDEKLIALLASQGLEVNKSQIRRWRRKIDHPQGRAIPDEVFQAFFRVLFNQKNKDRNFCSFPIN, from the coding sequence ATGAATATAAATTTATTTGATATGACGAATAACGAAATCTTCAACCATTTGCTTTTTTTAACAGGTCTAAATAATGATGATGAAAAGTTAATAGCTCTTTTAGCTTCTCAAGGCTTAGAGGTTAATAAATCACAAATTAGACGCTGGAGACGTAAAATAGACCACCCACAGGGACGTGCTATTCCTGATGAAGTCTTTCAAGCTTTTTTTCGTGTACTTTTCAACCAAAAAAATAAGGATAGGAATTTTTGTTCTTTTCCTATTAATTAA
- a CDS encoding ParA family protein, with the protein MTKFILFNSIKGGVGKSTLAAQTAVYLASFGRVAVMDCDPQQNLNRWAMRRAEAGEIFQRKILPLSIDLDFSAKNLNQFDFIVIDSAGVDSQTGRKALVKADYLISPLKPSQADLDTVLDHDDIIRQAKEINKNLHSFYLLNMCSTHHKDNEREDTLRELKGVDLASCVIDDVVFERKILRTSFSEGGTCFEVKNNKSADEIGKILKRILEV; encoded by the coding sequence ATGACTAAATTTATTTTATTTAATAGTATCAAGGGGGGCGTAGGTAAATCTACACTTGCAGCTCAAACCGCTGTTTATTTAGCTAGTTTTGGACGTGTTGCTGTAATGGATTGTGATCCTCAGCAAAATCTTAATCGTTGGGCTATGCGTAGAGCTGAAGCTGGCGAAATTTTCCAAAGAAAAATTTTGCCTCTTTCTATCGATTTAGATTTTTCTGCAAAAAATCTAAATCAATTTGATTTTATTGTGATTGATTCTGCTGGTGTGGATAGTCAAACAGGGCGAAAAGCTCTAGTTAAAGCTGATTATCTAATTTCTCCACTTAAACCAAGCCAGGCGGATTTAGATACGGTTTTAGATCATGATGATATTATTCGCCAAGCAAAAGAAATCAATAAGAATCTACATTCTTTCTATCTGTTGAATATGTGTTCTACTCATCATAAAGACAATGAGCGAGAGGATACGCTAAGAGAACTAAAAGGGGTTGATTTAGCCTCTTGTGTGATAGATGATGTTGTTTTTGAACGTAAAATTTTACGCACCTCATTTAGTGAGGGGGGAACGTGTTTTGAAGTTAAAAATAATAAGTCTGCTGATGAAATCGGAAAAATTCTAAAACGTATTCTAGAGGTATAA
- a CDS encoding antitoxin VbhA family protein — MISETEKAKRREAVEYAKASVSLEGITLSDSLLKIADKFVNGDLTLEEFGEEYELALQKGL, encoded by the coding sequence ATGATTTCTGAAACAGAAAAAGCAAAAAGACGTGAAGCCGTAGAATATGCAAAAGCTAGTGTTAGTTTAGAAGGTATAACATTGTCGGATTCTTTGTTAAAGATCGCCGATAAATTTGTCAATGGTGATTTAACACTAGAAGAATTTGGTGAAGAATATGAATTAGCTTTACAAAAAGGGCTATAA
- a CDS encoding Fic family protein, with translation MNKGYSENELKDKRSFRRILELQINPIKGDFNLEHLKKINSYIFQDSPDVAGKFRPEVKIYSDELWHKNRNYPKFGEVTVCYSPMDKNSIKEAENVLGSINIEYMKELNQNELAKELADIYKKLDYFHPFPDGNSRTLREFTRTLSEEVGFKLDWSKHNQQEIYLARDFEVNTITLSKVSDQNQKIFLKDEIEAILKHPEYKPLENIINDSLSPLALVQQKNYQIDFSFNKEQSEKLGKKSYDVLVNGTKADELLKKDNLLSKALEGLAMHKDMQQKGITAEALKSGTIQPLMLNNELKVNRPESRVINALGSRIETQSKNDLHSQKTKSFSL, from the coding sequence ATGAATAAAGGATATTCTGAAAATGAATTGAAAGATAAACGCTCATTTAGACGTATTTTAGAATTGCAGATAAATCCAATTAAAGGCGATTTTAATCTTGAACATTTAAAGAAAATAAATTCTTATATTTTTCAGGATAGCCCTGATGTTGCAGGTAAATTTAGACCTGAAGTAAAAATTTACAGCGATGAATTGTGGCATAAAAACCGTAACTATCCTAAATTTGGGGAAGTTACGGTTTGCTATAGTCCAATGGATAAAAATAGCATTAAAGAAGCTGAAAATGTTTTAGGCTCTATAAATATTGAATATATGAAAGAGTTAAATCAAAATGAGCTTGCGAAAGAATTGGCTGATATATATAAAAAGCTAGATTATTTTCATCCGTTCCCAGATGGAAATAGCCGAACACTTCGAGAGTTTACTCGTACACTATCTGAAGAAGTTGGATTTAAGCTAGACTGGAGTAAACATAACCAGCAAGAAATTTATTTGGCTAGAGATTTTGAAGTTAATACAATAACATTATCAAAAGTATCTGATCAAAACCAAAAAATTTTTCTTAAAGATGAAATTGAGGCAATTTTAAAGCACCCAGAATATAAGCCATTAGAAAATATTATCAATGACTCTTTAAGTCCATTAGCATTAGTGCAACAAAAAAATTATCAAATTGATTTTTCTTTTAATAAGGAACAATCTGAAAAGCTAGGTAAAAAATCTTATGATGTCTTAGTTAATGGCACAAAGGCTGATGAGTTGTTGAAAAAAGATAACTTGCTTTCTAAGGCTCTTGAGGGGCTAGCAATGCATAAAGATATGCAACAGAAAGGCATAACCGCAGAAGCCTTAAAATCGGGAACAATTCAGCCTTTAATGCTGAATAATGAACTTAAAGTAAATCGTCCAGAAAGTAGAGTAATTAATGCACTTGGGTCAAGGATAGAGACACAATCTAAAAATGATTTACACTCTCAAAAAACTAAGAGTTTTTCTTTATAA
- a CDS encoding recombinase family protein produces MAKIGYARVSTLKQDLNEQLETLKSAGCEKIFTGKHSGKAKDNQQQLNELLNYIREGDQVVVTKLDRLGRSLSQCLQILDELKAKNIGFIALNQGINTTKKNDPMTTALIHLLGLFAELERNFIVERTQAGKLAKIESGNLKAIGGRPKILSEKAEKRLIKDIQKNYSINNLAKKYGVSRGTISRYKKLAK; encoded by the coding sequence ATGGCAAAAATAGGATATGCTCGTGTCTCCACATTAAAACAGGACTTAAATGAGCAATTAGAAACACTAAAATCAGCAGGCTGTGAAAAAATTTTTACAGGGAAACATTCAGGAAAAGCTAAAGATAATCAACAACAACTTAATGAATTACTCAATTATATTAGAGAGGGAGACCAAGTTGTTGTAACTAAACTTGACCGACTGGGTAGAAGCCTTAGCCAATGTTTACAAATACTTGATGAGCTAAAAGCAAAAAATATTGGCTTCATAGCCCTAAATCAGGGAATAAATACCACAAAAAAGAATGACCCAATGACAACAGCTTTAATCCATTTATTAGGATTATTTGCTGAATTAGAACGTAATTTCATTGTTGAAAGAACACAAGCTGGAAAACTTGCAAAAATCGAATCAGGTAACTTAAAAGCGATTGGAGGCAGACCGAAAATACTATCTGAAAAAGCAGAAAAAAGACTTATAAAAGATATACAAAAAAACTATTCAATAAATAATTTAGCTAAGAAATATGGTGTATCAAGGGGAACAATCAGTAGATATAAAAAATTAGCCAAATAG
- a CDS encoding DnaJ domain-containing protein, translating into MNINEALNLLNLSQNVSKEDIKKAYKKMAVKYHPDRNPAGAEVMKAINAAFEFLSSLEGETFTHTDTKNAYNFAEELAEIIAELKKLQGIIIEVCGNWLWLSGETRNHKEELKSLGCFWAAKKLKWYYRPAEHKSKKHRKAWDMDEIRSKYGSSIHHSNSNNVLATR; encoded by the coding sequence ATGAACATTAATGAAGCATTAAATCTTTTAAACCTTTCTCAAAATGTATCTAAAGAAGATATTAAAAAAGCCTATAAAAAAATGGCTGTCAAATACCACCCAGATCGTAATCCAGCTGGGGCGGAAGTAATGAAAGCGATCAATGCAGCTTTTGAATTTCTCTCTAGTTTAGAGGGCGAAACCTTTACGCATACGGACACAAAAAATGCTTATAATTTCGCTGAAGAGTTAGCCGAGATTATCGCAGAATTGAAAAAACTACAAGGAATTATTATTGAAGTTTGCGGTAATTGGTTATGGTTATCAGGCGAAACAAGAAACCATAAAGAAGAATTAAAAAGTTTAGGCTGTTTTTGGGCAGCTAAAAAATTAAAATGGTATTATCGACCAGCAGAACATAAAAGTAAAAAACATCGTAAAGCGTGGGATATGGACGAAATTCGTAGTAAATACGGCTCAAGTATTCATCATTCAAATAGTAATAATGTTTTAGCTACTAGATAA
- a CDS encoding conjugal transfer protein TraL yields the protein MKLNTINLTLQGKGGVGKSFITSILAQYLKDYKGLDISGADTDSVNKSFAGFKALNVIPIDIMENDTISQAKFDSIFELMINDEKNTFVIDNGASTFIPILKYIKDNGVIEIFDETKKEVFIHTVIVGGQSQNDTLQNLITLFELIKNSNNVKLVIWLNEFQGKITDAEKVFKAVANKTSNFIIVENKNSDAFTTDLEKLTKNRLTLNEALISDDFNLMAKQRLKRVFNDIYAQLDQIYDVAQSE from the coding sequence ATGAAATTAAATACTATTAACCTAACATTACAAGGTAAAGGTGGTGTAGGTAAAAGTTTTATTACATCTATTTTAGCTCAGTACCTTAAAGATTATAAAGGTTTAGATATTAGCGGAGCAGACACTGATTCAGTAAATAAATCATTTGCTGGATTTAAAGCTCTTAATGTGATACCTATTGATATTATGGAAAATGATACTATTTCACAGGCTAAATTTGATAGTATTTTTGAGCTAATGATAAATGATGAAAAAAATACGTTTGTAATTGATAACGGTGCTTCAACATTTATCCCTATACTCAAATATATTAAAGATAATGGCGTTATAGAAATTTTTGATGAAACAAAAAAAGAAGTTTTTATTCATACAGTTATTGTCGGTGGGCAATCTCAAAATGATACATTACAAAATCTAATTACATTATTTGAGCTAATCAAAAATTCTAATAACGTAAAATTAGTAATTTGGCTGAACGAATTTCAAGGAAAAATTACGGACGCAGAAAAAGTTTTCAAAGCTGTAGCTAATAAAACAAGTAATTTCATCATTGTAGAAAATAAAAACTCTGACGCATTCACCACAGACCTTGAAAAGCTCACAAAAAATCGTTTAACACTCAATGAGGCTTTAATCTCTGATGATTTTAATCTAATGGCTAAACAACGCTTAAAACGAGTTTTTAACGATATTTATGCTCAATTAGATCAAATTTACGATGTGGCACAATCAGAATAA
- a CDS encoding plasmid mobilization protein, translating into MKKNKGVVVSFRLTEEEFEPFKELLDKSDKTKSEFFRDIFLSKEKNINITFNELKPFDYYNILRVVNKSGNNLNQIAKSFNSANKSNVISERIYLKGINLLISINSYLKRALNDS; encoded by the coding sequence ATGAAGAAAAATAAAGGTGTTGTTGTTTCTTTTCGGCTAACCGAAGAAGAATTTGAACCATTTAAAGAACTCTTAGATAAGAGTGATAAAACAAAATCAGAGTTTTTTAGGGATATTTTTTTGTCTAAAGAAAAAAACATAAACATTACATTTAATGAATTAAAACCTTTTGATTATTATAACATTTTGCGAGTAGTTAATAAATCGGGTAATAATTTAAATCAGATTGCAAAAAGTTTTAATTCAGCAAATAAAAGTAATGTTATTTCAGAGCGTATTTATTTAAAAGGAATAAATCTTTTAATTAGTATCAACTCTTATTTAAAGAGGGCTTTAAATGATAGTTGA
- a CDS encoding LPD7 domain-containing protein, with protein MTNKIINSIANNGQERYLHITLSFREDEISNDLLQSITTDYKLLLMSAYSDDEFNFYAEAHLPKIKSIEDSKTGKMIERKPHIHIVIPEINLLSGNKLLPTGYIDNVNVKNIPYLDSIQEYINYKYNLESPKDFMREGGHHSANVLSRIKGDFFGEKQSQFKAQLVDEISSGKINSIDSFQRRLSDFGEVKIRNKGKPNQYFAVKLPDDKKFTNLQHPVFSEKAIVTKALPKPDLATINTRLEDWQNRVSKEIKFVDFATPTFRQKYAKANLDEKKQLLIEREQTYERKHRQGPNLDTARGRKRNHQSNASTVNRGKSNVASRASVSVPSVQSGVVVRGTSQRGERTQGILPENELNHLRNGKSSINSSLRWNDSGGRRSNARGRRIGNKPPISTRAYAQIASGVPKQTYQKNIFDKSIDSRSFVTPFERYQNQYSDNAKIAKFSHSNALSSLVNEIVNEQAKQAEIAKYADIRRNIDPNAFLSHLEKVYSIDPKKHKVSYAKDGSPRFSVGKRNLNASDFLTKHLNLQWHEAKSVLHFCYENQHNKNINQERLAYEQMKNNIKAFDSELRQFEKLAKVTLHNMNVDNRNAFREEKKRIYARQSIDTKIRNQELAIASFRCMQRQELIDEFAKNSSSFIVEAKQYFQQSGYSIKSLEDIDMATKAGQKLQELQGNSIAPAKNEAERETEKKGLFERIFDKVRDQTPLNQKNAVQTTYFAKDIYATQSGDDVNTEYRGGIQFKNLALQESLQKNNIGVAKHTDGSIEYKSLNDGKLICTDDGEKMSIHKKDMTPENVKFFLEVSIDRYGNELKINGKKEFKDMVVEAAATNNLPVILKPAELQEQLMARRKELEMEQKVEVNSIEKVQSEQIQEKVKDEQRSSIEPVQSKSAANDEFRQSQAAEPLKAQPEQANTPTEPPKSVQEQPQAITEKTAAISQSQTKAESSKTTERPVYTIEFKYDESAKQRTTQESKVIAGAGRFYSVKVNGVPVQEAMKNDPNVAKILENVAKNSPDLKAKNITADNLKSGHILGLKTSNIGVGKFDKPETLKLNGAGQQISAPKSRTEKLARVNKGKADDISL; from the coding sequence TTGACAAATAAAATTATCAATTCTATTGCAAATAACGGTCAGGAACGTTATTTGCATATTACACTTTCTTTCCGTGAAGATGAAATTAGCAATGATTTATTACAATCAATTACAACAGATTATAAATTATTGCTAATGTCAGCTTATAGTGATGATGAATTTAATTTTTATGCTGAGGCTCATTTACCTAAAATTAAGTCTATTGAAGATTCAAAAACTGGAAAAATGATAGAGCGTAAACCTCATATTCATATTGTTATTCCTGAAATCAATTTATTAAGTGGTAATAAATTGTTACCTACGGGATATATAGATAATGTGAATGTTAAAAACATTCCTTATCTCGATTCGATTCAAGAATATATTAATTATAAATATAACCTTGAATCGCCAAAGGATTTTATGCGTGAGGGCGGTCATCATTCGGCGAATGTATTATCACGCATTAAAGGCGATTTTTTTGGCGAAAAACAAAGCCAATTTAAAGCCCAACTGGTTGATGAAATTTCGTCAGGGAAAATTAATTCCATTGATTCATTTCAACGCCGACTTTCTGATTTTGGCGAAGTCAAAATCAGAAATAAAGGCAAACCTAATCAGTATTTCGCCGTCAAATTACCTGATGATAAAAAATTCACGAATTTACAGCACCCTGTTTTTTCTGAAAAGGCGATAGTTACAAAGGCTTTGCCAAAGCCTGATCTTGCAACAATCAATACACGCCTTGAAGATTGGCAAAACAGGGTTAGCAAAGAGATTAAATTCGTCGATTTTGCTACTCCTACTTTTCGTCAAAAATATGCTAAAGCCAATTTAGACGAAAAAAAACAATTACTAATCGAGCGAGAACAAACCTATGAGCGAAAACACCGACAAGGCCCAAACCTTGACACAGCGAGAGGACGGAAGAGAAATCATCAGTCCAACGCTTCAACGGTTAATAGAGGAAAATCCAACGTTGCTTCCAGAGCGTCAGTCAGCGTGCCAAGTGTGCAGAGCGGCGTTGTGGTTCGTGGAACATCTCAAAGAGGGGAAAGAACTCAAGGTATTTTGCCCGAAAATGAACTCAATCATTTACGAAACGGCAAATCCAGTATCAATTCCTCTTTGCGATGGAATGATTCAGGCGGAAGAAGAAGCAATGCAAGAGGTCGAAGAATAGGCAATAAACCGCCTATTTCTACTCGTGCGTATGCTCAAATTGCGTCAGGTGTGCCAAAGCAAACCTATCAAAAAAACATTTTTGACAAGAGCATTGATTCACGCTCTTTTGTAACGCCTTTTGAGCGTTATCAGAATCAGTATTCGGATAACGCTAAAATCGCAAAATTCAGCCATTCTAACGCTCTTTCATCATTGGTTAATGAAATAGTTAATGAACAGGCAAAACAGGCTGAAATTGCGAAATACGCCGATATTCGGCGTAATATCGACCCTAACGCTTTTTTATCTCATCTTGAAAAAGTCTATTCAATCGATCCGAAAAAGCATAAGGTCAGTTATGCCAAAGACGGTAGCCCACGTTTTAGCGTGGGGAAGCGTAATTTAAACGCTTCGGATTTCCTCACTAAACACTTAAATCTTCAATGGCACGAGGCTAAATCAGTTCTTCATTTTTGCTATGAAAACCAACATAACAAAAATATCAACCAAGAGCGATTAGCTTACGAGCAGATGAAGAATAACATTAAGGCATTTGATTCAGAACTTCGGCAATTTGAAAAATTAGCTAAAGTTACTCTACATAATATGAATGTAGATAATCGAAATGCTTTTCGTGAGGAAAAAAAACGAATTTATGCACGCCAAAGCATAGATACAAAAATTCGTAATCAGGAATTAGCTATCGCTTCTTTTCGTTGTATGCAACGGCAAGAGCTGATAGATGAATTTGCTAAAAATTCTTCTAGTTTCATTGTTGAGGCTAAACAGTATTTTCAGCAGAGCGGTTATTCTATTAAATCATTAGAGGACATTGATATGGCGACTAAAGCAGGACAAAAACTCCAAGAGTTACAAGGCAATTCTATTGCTCCAGCAAAGAATGAAGCAGAGCGAGAGACTGAAAAAAAAGGTTTATTTGAACGTATTTTCGATAAAGTGCGAGATCAAACGCCACTTAATCAAAAGAATGCTGTACAAACAACTTATTTTGCTAAGGATATTTATGCCACTCAGTCGGGCGATGATGTGAATACTGAATATAGAGGAGGTATTCAGTTCAAAAATCTTGCCTTGCAGGAGTCTTTGCAGAAAAATAATATTGGTGTAGCCAAACATACGGACGGATCAATCGAGTATAAATCACTCAATGACGGCAAGCTCATTTGTACTGATGACGGAGAAAAAATGAGCATTCATAAAAAAGATATGACTCCAGAAAATGTGAAATTCTTTCTTGAAGTATCTATCGACCGTTACGGTAATGAATTGAAAATCAACGGTAAGAAAGAATTTAAGGATATGGTTGTTGAAGCAGCAGCTACTAACAATTTACCTGTTATTTTGAAACCAGCCGAGCTACAAGAGCAGCTAATGGCACGCCGTAAAGAGCTTGAAATGGAGCAAAAAGTTGAAGTTAATTCAATCGAAAAAGTTCAGTCTGAACAAATTCAAGAAAAAGTTAAAGATGAACAGCGTTCATCTATTGAGCCTGTTCAAAGTAAATCAGCGGCTAACGATGAATTTAGACAATCTCAAGCGGCTGAACCGCTTAAAGCTCAACCAGAGCAAGCTAATACGCCTACCGAACCGCCTAAATCAGTTCAAGAACAGCCACAGGCAATCACAGAAAAAACGGCTGCAATTTCTCAATCTCAAACAAAAGCCGAATCATCAAAAACAACGGAGCGTCCAGTATACACGATAGAATTTAAATATGATGAATCTGCTAAACAACGAACTACACAAGAAAGTAAAGTTATTGCAGGTGCAGGACGTTTTTATAGCGTTAAAGTGAATGGTGTACCTGTTCAAGAAGCTATGAAAAATGATCCAAATGTAGCTAAAATCCTTGAAAATGTAGCTAAAAATAGCCCTGATTTAAAAGCGAAAAACATTACGGCTGATAATCTTAAATCCGGGCATATTTTAGGTTTGAAAACAAGCAACATAGGTGTAGGTAAATTTGATAAACCTGAAACCCTTAAATTAAATGGTGCAGGTCAGCAAATTTCAGCACCTAAATCCCGAACTGAAAAGTTAGCTAGGGTAAATAAAGGGAAAGCAGATGATATTTCTTTATAA
- a CDS encoding IS3 family transposase (programmed frameshift), translating to MTKYSQDFKQQVIDFYFQHNNELAHTCRHFNLAKKVVRCWLRLFNYAGKEGLKVRQTRQVYSPEFKLQVLEPILRGDCTAEQAMVDFGLSNTGLISQWLKNYLEQGINGLLSKKPQGSSKMKTKYPQMPPPPKTEEERLRYRILELEAEVAIPKKVARVKPAKNPEKAEIVKALRQHFPLEILLTLTGLKRSTFFYHLPPKSEKNAEITEKILEIYEENQGNYGYRRVCAELRKSMMINHKKVQAIMQQLGLKGKCVQQKYRSYRGKVGDIADNLLQQDFQAKAPNEKWVTDVSEFKCKEGKLYLSPIKDLFNGEIIAYDISRSANFEQIRRMMGQAIAKLDGSKPILHSDQGWQYQMIGYQRLLQEKGIRQSMSRKGNCLDNSAMESFFGRLKTECYFGKVFERFEQLETALHEYIAYYNNKRIQAKLNGLSPVAYRVQSLMR from the exons ATGACAAAATATAGCCAAGACTTTAAACAACAAGTGATTGATTTCTATTTTCAGCATAACAACGAACTTGCCCACACTTGTCGCCATTTTAACCTCGCGAAAAAGGTAGTAAGATGCTGGCTCCGCTTATTTAATTATGCTGGAAAAGAGGGATTAAAAGTGCGGCAGACCCGACAGGTTTATTCTCCTGAATTTAAACTTCAGGTACTTGAACCCATTCTGCGTGGAGATTGTACCGCCGAGCAAGCGATGGTTGACTTTGGTTTGTCTAATACAGGGCTTATCAGCCAATGGTTGAAAAATTATTTAGAACAAGGTATAAACGGGCTATTGTCGAAAAAACCTCAAGGTTCAAGCAAAATGAAAACCAAATACCCCCAAATGCCACCGCCACCGAAAACCGAAGAAGAACGCTTGCGTTATCGTATTTTAGAGCTTGAGGCGGAGGTCGCCATTC CTAAAAAAGTGGCAAGAGTTAAGCCAGCAAAAAATCCGGAAAAAGCCGAAATAGTTAAGGCATTACGCCAACATTTTCCTTTAGAAATCTTGCTGACCTTGACAGGATTGAAACGGAGTACATTCTTTTACCATTTGCCGCCAAAAAGCGAGAAAAATGCGGAAATCACCGAGAAAATTCTGGAAATTTACGAGGAAAATCAGGGAAATTATGGCTATCGGCGTGTTTGTGCTGAATTGCGTAAGTCTATGATGATTAATCATAAAAAAGTGCAAGCGATTATGCAGCAGTTAGGCTTAAAAGGGAAATGTGTTCAGCAAAAATACCGCTCTTATCGCGGAAAGGTGGGCGATATTGCGGACAATCTTTTGCAACAAGATTTTCAGGCGAAAGCCCCTAATGAGAAATGGGTAACCGATGTGAGCGAATTTAAGTGTAAAGAGGGCAAGCTATATTTATCACCCATAAAGGATTTATTTAATGGGGAAATTATTGCTTATGATATTTCTCGCAGTGCGAATTTTGAGCAAATTAGGCGAATGATGGGGCAAGCTATTGCCAAACTTGATGGAAGCAAGCCGATACTGCATTCCGATCAGGGTTGGCAATATCAGATGATAGGTTATCAGCGATTATTGCAAGAAAAGGGTATCCGCCAGAGTATGTCTCGGAAAGGCAATTGCCTTGATAATAGTGCGATGGAAAGTTTTTTCGGGCGGTTAAAAACGGAATGTTATTTTGGTAAGGTTTTTGAGCGTTTTGAGCAACTGGAAACGGCGTTGCATGAATATATTGCATATTACAACAATAAACGTATTCAAGCTAAATTAAACGGATTGAGCCCGGTGGCGTATAGGGTTCAGTCATTGATGAGGTAA
- a CDS encoding type II toxin-antitoxin system PemK/MazF family toxin — protein sequence MVKSTTFQRGDIITVCLDPTVGNELQGRNRPVLVLSSNEFHKRGLMMIAPITQGHAELARDNGFAITLNGTGCKTQGVIVANQQRIIDFTKRNAQKIESVPDYIIYEAQDIIKSILED from the coding sequence ATGGTTAAATCAACAACATTTCAAAGAGGCGATATTATTACCGTTTGTTTAGATCCAACTGTAGGAAATGAACTGCAAGGAAGAAACCGACCTGTATTAGTATTAAGTAGCAACGAATTTCACAAACGCGGGCTTATGATGATAGCTCCAATTACACAAGGACATGCTGAACTAGCTAGAGATAATGGCTTTGCAATAACGTTAAATGGGACAGGTTGTAAAACACAAGGTGTTATTGTTGCAAATCAACAAAGAATAATTGATTTTACAAAAAGAAATGCACAAAAAATCGAATCTGTGCCAGACTATATTATATACGAAGCACAAGATATAATCAAGTCAATATTGGAAGATTAG
- a CDS encoding AbrB/MazE/SpoVT family DNA-binding domain-containing protein, with the protein MNMRVQVKQWGNSKAIRLPKDFTNAMNLNMGDFLEFEKINSNTIKIVIVPNNNNHKKRKRLTLDERLAMTSYEKLPIIEEWDLLTPVGKEI; encoded by the coding sequence ATGAATATGAGAGTACAAGTGAAGCAATGGGGCAATAGTAAGGCAATCCGTTTACCAAAGGATTTTACTAATGCTATGAATTTAAATATGGGAGATTTTTTAGAATTCGAAAAAATCAATAGTAATACAATAAAAATAGTTATTGTTCCTAATAACAATAACCATAAAAAAAGAAAGCGATTAACGTTAGACGAGAGGCTCGCAATGACGTCATATGAAAAATTACCCATTATTGAAGAATGGGATTTACTTACCCCAGTAGGAAAAGAAATCTGA